In Chryseobacterium lactis, a single genomic region encodes these proteins:
- the rnr gene encoding ribonuclease R, producing MPKKRKYISHKNDLKLMEIGRLILRFMNANASKIYNYKQIAEGIDYKNPRQRELVIQALHKLQGSEKIQEVEKGKYIVNLKIAGTLTGIIDFNQSGNAYVSVEGLEDDVFIHAKNVKDALQGDKVLIITYHYKGKKLEGSVLEVLERTRTEFVGTFQKVAHKDFGFVVCDKKSINTDIFIPRGKFSDAEDGDKVIVKMTEWRPGDKNPQGEITQVLGAPGEHETEIHSILAEYGLPYEFPKEVELDADKIDRSITDEEVAKRRDMRSICTFTIDPKDAKDFDDALSIQKLENGNWEIGVHIADVSHYVVPGTMLDDEAYKRATSVYLVDRVVPMLPEVLSNDVCSLRPNEDKYTFSAVFELNDQAEIQKQWFGRTVIHSDRRFTYEEAQERIETGQGDLVDEINTLDRLAKILRSERIRKGAITFDRSEVRFNLDENNEPIGVYFKISKDSNHLIEEFMLLANKKVSEFVSLTKKGEITNNTFIYRVHDDPDPAKLEALRDFVSTFGYKMDLANTKKVAESLNRLLHDVKGKGEENMIETLAMRSMSKAVYSTEPIGHYGLGFDYYSHFTSPIRRYPDLIAHRLLQHYLDGGKSPNKPELEEKAKHCSSMERLAADAERDSIKFMQVKFMEKHLGETFTGVISGVAEFGFWVEIPENGAEGLIKLRDLVDDSYMYDAKTHAVYGMKHGNKYQLGDQVQIKVVKANLIQKQLDFKIV from the coding sequence ATGCCAAAAAAAAGAAAATATATAAGTCATAAAAATGATTTAAAACTAATGGAAATCGGAAGACTTATTCTCCGATTTATGAATGCAAATGCATCCAAAATTTATAACTATAAACAGATCGCTGAAGGGATCGATTATAAGAACCCGAGACAACGAGAATTAGTCATTCAGGCTCTACATAAACTTCAAGGTTCTGAAAAGATCCAGGAAGTAGAAAAAGGCAAATATATTGTGAATTTGAAAATTGCCGGAACACTTACGGGAATTATCGATTTCAATCAAAGTGGTAATGCCTATGTAAGTGTCGAAGGATTGGAAGATGATGTCTTCATTCATGCAAAAAATGTGAAAGATGCCTTACAGGGTGATAAGGTTCTTATTATAACTTATCATTATAAAGGTAAGAAGCTGGAAGGTTCAGTTCTCGAAGTTTTAGAAAGAACCAGAACAGAATTTGTAGGTACTTTTCAGAAGGTTGCTCACAAAGATTTCGGCTTTGTTGTTTGTGATAAGAAATCAATCAATACAGATATTTTTATTCCCAGAGGAAAATTCAGTGATGCCGAAGATGGCGACAAGGTAATTGTCAAAATGACGGAATGGAGACCAGGTGATAAAAATCCTCAGGGCGAAATTACCCAAGTACTGGGTGCTCCGGGAGAACATGAAACAGAAATCCACTCTATTCTGGCGGAATATGGACTTCCTTATGAATTTCCGAAAGAAGTTGAATTAGATGCAGATAAAATTGACCGAAGCATCACTGATGAAGAAGTAGCAAAACGTCGGGATATGCGTAGTATCTGTACATTTACTATTGACCCTAAAGATGCTAAGGATTTTGATGATGCCTTATCAATTCAAAAGCTGGAAAATGGAAACTGGGAGATTGGCGTTCATATTGCCGATGTATCTCATTACGTAGTTCCGGGAACGATGCTTGATGATGAAGCTTATAAGAGAGCTACTTCGGTATATTTGGTAGACAGAGTAGTTCCAATGTTGCCGGAAGTGTTGAGTAATGATGTTTGCTCCCTTCGTCCAAATGAAGATAAATATACATTCTCTGCAGTTTTCGAATTGAATGATCAGGCAGAAATTCAGAAACAATGGTTTGGAAGAACAGTAATTCATTCAGACAGAAGATTTACGTATGAAGAAGCTCAGGAACGTATCGAAACAGGACAAGGAGATCTGGTTGATGAAATCAACACGCTTGACCGGTTAGCCAAGATTTTGCGTAGCGAACGTATCAGAAAAGGTGCTATTACATTTGATAGAAGTGAAGTAAGATTCAATCTTGATGAGAATAATGAACCGATCGGAGTTTACTTTAAAATAAGTAAAGATTCTAACCACCTGATCGAAGAATTCATGCTTTTAGCTAATAAAAAAGTGTCGGAATTTGTATCCCTTACGAAAAAAGGAGAGATTACAAATAATACATTTATCTATAGAGTGCACGATGACCCGGATCCTGCAAAGCTTGAGGCTTTAAGAGACTTTGTTTCCACTTTCGGATATAAAATGGATCTTGCCAATACCAAAAAAGTGGCGGAATCTTTAAATAGATTACTTCACGATGTAAAAGGTAAAGGGGAAGAAAATATGATTGAAACATTAGCGATGAGGAGTATGAGCAAGGCAGTTTATTCTACAGAACCTATCGGACACTACGGCCTTGGTTTTGATTATTACAGTCACTTTACCTCTCCTATCCGTCGTTATCCTGATTTGATCGCTCACCGTCTTCTTCAGCATTATCTGGATGGAGGAAAATCTCCAAACAAACCTGAGCTGGAAGAAAAAGCAAAACACTGCAGTTCAATGGAGAGATTAGCTGCCGATGCAGAAAGAGATTCCATTAAGTTTATGCAAGTGAAATTCATGGAAAAACACCTTGGAGAAACTTTCACAGGAGTGATTTCCGGGGTTGCAGAATTTGGTTTCTGGGTAGAAATTCCTGAAAACGGTGCGGAAGGTCTTATTAAATTAAGAGATCTTGTAGATGATTCCTATATGTATGATGCCAAAACACATGCTGTTTACGGTATGAAACACGGAAATAAATACCAGTTGGGAGACCAGGTTCAGATCAAAGTGGTAAAAGCCAATTTAATTCAAAAGCAATTGGATTTTAAGATTGTGTAG
- the rpiB gene encoding ribose 5-phosphate isomerase B, which translates to MKRKIAIAADHAGYEYKEIVKNYLSERFEVQDFGTFSTNSVDYPDFVHPAATSVENGENELGILICGSGNGVQITANKHQKIRCALCWMPEIATLARQHNDANMISMPARFISKELALEIVDKFLSTDFEGGRHQNRVDKIAVC; encoded by the coding sequence ATGAAAAGAAAAATTGCTATTGCAGCAGACCATGCAGGCTATGAATATAAAGAGATTGTTAAGAACTATCTTTCAGAACGATTTGAAGTACAGGATTTTGGAACGTTTTCCACAAACAGTGTGGATTATCCGGACTTTGTACACCCTGCAGCAACCTCTGTTGAAAATGGGGAAAATGAGTTGGGAATTCTGATCTGTGGAAGCGGAAACGGAGTTCAGATCACTGCCAACAAACATCAGAAGATAAGATGCGCACTTTGCTGGATGCCGGAGATTGCAACACTGGCGAGACAACATAATGATGCCAATATGATTTCTATGCCGGCAAGGTTTATATCAAAAGAATTGGCTCTTGAAATTGTAGACAAATTTCTTTCAACAGATTTCGAAGGTGGAAGACACCAGAACAGAGTTGATAAAATTGCAGTTTGCTAA
- a CDS encoding phosphoglycerate kinase, producing MKTINDFNFKDKKALVRVDFNVPQDDQLNVSDNTRIVAVKPTVEKILNDGGSVILMTHLGRPKGEVKDEFSLKHIVGEVSAVLGKEVKFVDECIGEKAEKAAAELKPGEILLLENVRFHNEEEKGDEGFAEQLSKLGDAFVNDAFGTAHRAHASTAVIAKFFPSTKFFGLLMNKELQAIDKVLKSGERPITAILGGSKVSTKITIIENILPAIDNLIIGGGMAFTFIKALGGKIGNSLVEEDKLPLALEILGKAKEHKVKVYLPSDAIIAESFSNDVERKETDIYAIPEGWMGLDAGHKSRDQFNDVLLNSRTILWNGPIGVFEMSNFAGGTVALGESIAEATRLGAFSLVGGGDSVAFVKQFGYADQVSYVSTGGGAMLESLEGLELPGVAAINN from the coding sequence ATGAAAACAATCAATGATTTCAATTTTAAAGACAAGAAGGCTCTGGTAAGAGTGGACTTTAATGTTCCGCAGGATGATCAACTCAACGTATCTGATAACACAAGAATCGTAGCGGTGAAACCTACGGTTGAGAAAATTCTTAATGATGGCGGTTCTGTCATTTTAATGACACACCTTGGAAGACCGAAAGGAGAAGTGAAAGATGAGTTCTCTTTGAAACATATCGTTGGTGAAGTTTCTGCTGTTCTTGGAAAAGAAGTGAAATTTGTTGATGAATGTATAGGAGAGAAGGCTGAAAAAGCTGCAGCTGAATTGAAGCCGGGTGAGATCCTATTATTGGAAAATGTACGTTTTCATAATGAAGAAGAAAAAGGCGATGAAGGATTTGCTGAGCAACTTTCGAAATTGGGAGATGCTTTTGTAAATGATGCATTTGGTACTGCGCACAGAGCTCATGCTTCTACAGCTGTTATTGCCAAGTTCTTTCCATCAACTAAGTTTTTCGGTTTATTAATGAATAAGGAACTACAGGCGATTGATAAAGTATTAAAAAGTGGTGAGAGACCTATTACAGCCATTTTGGGTGGTTCGAAAGTTTCAACTAAAATTACCATTATAGAAAATATCCTTCCTGCGATAGACAATTTAATCATTGGCGGAGGTATGGCTTTTACCTTTATTAAAGCTCTTGGTGGAAAAATTGGTAACTCTTTAGTAGAGGAGGATAAACTTCCTTTGGCCCTTGAGATTTTAGGAAAAGCAAAAGAACATAAAGTAAAAGTATATCTTCCTTCAGACGCTATTATTGCTGAAAGTTTTAGTAATGATGTTGAAAGAAAAGAGACTGATATCTATGCAATTCCTGAAGGTTGGATGGGATTGGATGCAGGTCATAAATCCAGAGATCAGTTTAATGATGTGCTATTGAACTCAAGGACAATACTTTGGAACGGTCCGATCGGTGTTTTTGAAATGTCAAATTTTGCTGGTGGAACTGTTGCATTGGGTGAGAGTATAGCTGAAGCAACAAGATTGGGAGCTTTCTCGTTAGTAGGAGGTGGTGACAGTGTTGCTTTCGTTAAACAATTCGGATATGCTGATCAGGTGAGTTATGTTTCTACAGGTGGAGGAGCAATGCTTGAAAGTCTGGAAGGTCTTGAGCTTCCTGGAGTAGCTGCTATCAATAATTAA
- a CDS encoding class I SAM-dependent methyltransferase, producing MKIKDHFLSQEIFEIKETETKGVFKTSPIPSNISKYYESEDYISHHQDSGSIKEKLYKFLQSFNLQYKKNILLDRIKKGSRVLDYGCGAGEFVKYIENDFETFGFEPDSDARTAAQSKISKAEILDNIQKIENTSLDAITLWHVFEHIENQDEMLNLFHEKLKDKGLLIIAVPNPTSYDAQHYKEYWAAYDVPRHIYHFSKNGMENLISKNPNWKMRKIKPLVLDSYYISMLSEKYKKSPLFWLKATIYGTISNIKGIFSSEFSSLIYIIEKR from the coding sequence ATGAAAATAAAAGATCATTTTCTTTCACAGGAAATATTTGAAATCAAAGAAACAGAAACTAAAGGAGTATTCAAAACCTCCCCTATTCCATCCAATATTTCCAAATATTATGAAAGTGAAGATTACATTTCCCATCATCAGGATTCCGGAAGCATAAAAGAAAAATTATATAAATTCCTTCAATCCTTTAATCTGCAGTATAAGAAAAATATTCTGCTGGATCGTATAAAAAAAGGATCCCGTGTTTTGGATTATGGATGTGGTGCCGGAGAATTTGTAAAATATATAGAAAATGATTTTGAAACTTTCGGATTTGAACCGGATTCTGACGCTCGTACAGCAGCACAAAGTAAAATAAGCAAAGCAGAAATTTTGGATAATATCCAAAAAATCGAAAATACAAGTTTAGACGCTATTACTTTATGGCATGTATTTGAGCATATAGAAAACCAGGATGAAATGCTCAACCTCTTTCATGAAAAATTAAAAGATAAAGGATTACTTATTATAGCTGTTCCTAACCCCACCTCTTATGATGCTCAACATTATAAAGAATATTGGGCGGCTTATGATGTACCAAGACATATTTATCATTTTTCAAAAAATGGAATGGAAAATCTAATTTCTAAAAATCCAAATTGGAAAATGAGAAAAATCAAACCATTGGTCCTTGACTCTTATTACATCTCTATGTTAAGCGAAAAATATAAAAAATCACCTCTTTTTTGGCTGAAAGCAACCATTTACGGAACAATTTCTAATATAAAGGGCATTTTTTCGTCCGAATTTTCAAGTTTGATATATATTATCGAAAAAAGATAG